A window of the Euzebya pacifica genome harbors these coding sequences:
- a CDS encoding glycosyltransferase, with protein MQPLVVASVPARHVYTRHLAHPAVPVARVATPAATYRATQMISAEWVQVHAEGIDVAHVHFGFGDVTDRDWREWRAALAAHRIPLVYTVHDLDNPHVDAQDRHHRQVAFLCRTADEVITLTAAAADRVRQRTGRRATVIPHPHVVDLATIAATDRPRRETFTVAIHGKDQRAGIDARPFAEAVLDVMADRPDVHLRLDVAPELVDRAPEEYRHLAAAAAHPRVAFHRTGWLDDHELWRYLADVDLVVLPYRLGTHSGWAEACVDLGTPVAAPAHMPIVDQHQAPRILPLTIDASGRPAPDALAGIIDRLRHGSRPVPISPRWRDVQRLDIARAHEAVYRRAIERLAEHADPSADEEPLGRVIDLTGVDVSEPTTAAVP; from the coding sequence ATGCAGCCGCTCGTCGTCGCCTCCGTTCCCGCCCGCCACGTCTACACCCGACACCTGGCGCACCCGGCGGTACCCGTGGCCCGGGTGGCGACTCCGGCGGCGACGTATCGCGCCACGCAGATGATCTCGGCGGAATGGGTGCAGGTCCACGCCGAGGGCATCGACGTCGCACACGTCCACTTCGGATTCGGTGACGTCACCGACCGGGACTGGCGGGAGTGGCGGGCAGCCCTCGCCGCCCATCGCATCCCGCTCGTGTACACCGTCCACGACCTCGACAACCCGCACGTCGACGCACAGGACCGCCATCACCGACAGGTCGCCTTCCTGTGCCGTACCGCCGACGAGGTCATCACCCTGACCGCCGCCGCCGCGGACCGCGTCCGACAACGAACCGGCCGTCGCGCCACCGTGATCCCCCACCCCCACGTCGTCGACCTGGCCACCATCGCGGCCACCGACCGACCGCGACGCGAGACCTTCACCGTGGCCATCCACGGCAAGGACCAGCGGGCCGGCATCGACGCCCGTCCGTTCGCCGAGGCCGTCCTCGACGTCATGGCCGACCGTCCCGACGTGCACCTCCGGCTGGACGTGGCGCCGGAGCTGGTCGACCGCGCCCCGGAGGAGTACCGCCACCTGGCCGCCGCAGCCGCCCACCCTCGGGTCGCGTTCCACCGCACGGGCTGGCTGGACGACCACGAGCTATGGCGGTACCTGGCCGACGTCGACCTGGTCGTCCTTCCCTACCGGCTGGGCACCCACTCGGGATGGGCGGAAGCGTGCGTCGACCTCGGCACCCCCGTCGCCGCCCCGGCCCACATGCCGATCGTCGACCAACACCAGGCGCCGAGGATCCTGCCCCTGACGATCGACGCGTCGGGTCGGCCCGCCCCCGATGCCCTGGCCGGCATCATCGACCGCCTGCGCCACGGCAGCCGACCCGTACCGATCTCGCCACGCTGGCGTGACGTCCAGCGGCTCGACATCGCCCGCGCCCACGAGGCGGTCTACCGGCGGGCCATCGAACGGCTCGCCGAGCACGCCGACCCGTCAGCCGACGAGGAGCCCCTCGGACGCGTCATCGACCTCACCGGGGTCGACGTGTCCGAGCCGACCACCGCGGCAGTCCCGTGA
- a CDS encoding Stf0 family sulfotransferase, translating into MIRHVETRRSGSTRPARSLLLCGVQRVGTTMLCDLLTTSDRLGYPKEFFLPQARPAFLRAWNFPDTVANSTFLHRILHDGTTRNGVFAAKIMADQLDEVDRVTDGAGLRAFPDPLAVVLTRDDKVAAAVSQWRAEVTGEWSSRAERAAHPIDPAAADIDRISELHDRKHEEESAWRRRLSLDEIPWIEAAYERWSPRPLRLIGDIADRLDVDLVGASATTALRPQRDHASALVLDRWEQSTTGCRRCADARQRLQRSPGPRPHRSTGPRPPAVRTRQR; encoded by the coding sequence GTGATCCGCCACGTCGAGACCCGACGGTCGGGGTCCACGCGGCCCGCGCGCTCCCTGCTGCTGTGCGGAGTGCAACGGGTCGGCACGACCATGCTGTGTGACCTGCTGACCACGAGCGATCGCCTGGGCTACCCCAAGGAGTTCTTCCTGCCGCAGGCCCGGCCCGCGTTCCTCCGCGCGTGGAACTTCCCCGACACCGTGGCCAACTCGACCTTCCTGCATCGGATCCTGCACGACGGCACCACCCGCAACGGGGTCTTCGCCGCCAAGATCATGGCGGACCAGCTCGACGAGGTCGACCGGGTCACCGACGGCGCCGGCCTGCGAGCATTCCCCGACCCACTCGCCGTCGTGCTGACCCGCGACGACAAGGTCGCTGCCGCCGTCTCACAGTGGCGGGCCGAGGTGACCGGTGAGTGGTCCAGCCGCGCCGAACGGGCCGCCCACCCCATCGACCCGGCGGCGGCCGACATCGACCGGATCAGCGAGCTGCACGACCGCAAGCACGAGGAGGAGTCGGCCTGGCGACGGCGGCTGTCGCTGGACGAGATCCCGTGGATCGAAGCGGCCTACGAACGCTGGTCCCCCCGGCCGTTGCGGCTGATCGGCGACATCGCCGACCGCCTGGACGTCGACCTCGTCGGCGCCTCGGCCACCACGGCCCTTCGACCCCAGCGCGACCACGCGAGCGCCCTCGTGCTGGATCGCTGGGAGCAGTCGACCACCGGGTGCCGACGGTGTGCGGACGCCCGACAGCGCCTGCAGCGCAGCCCCGGCCCTCGCCCCCACCGGTCCACCGGCCCACGCCCACCCGCAGTGAGGACACGTCAGCGATGA
- a CDS encoding FAD-dependent oxidoreductase, producing MSSHEPVWTPHPAPSVPDRLPDRVQVVVIGAGIAGLSTAVQLGRAGVETLLATAEVVGGGVTGRSNSKVTALHQMIYADLVDRHGIETARAYVEANTDALGWLRDLAGDVWQPRDAVTVARDVDEREQLGQEIDAAQRAGLDVLDSASDDWPDPHRGMRLSGQGQVDPVALALRMRDRLGETVTVAEHTRATGLHPAPGGRIVRFGDRSVRAAHVVVATGMPVFDRGGYFALCEPESSYLVAMRHPGEGGDMMITVGDPKVSIRWVEGATPDDRLVLVGGQPHRTGAGGLTSQRYTALEAWARDNLDGVGEVVARWSAMDYMSPDRLPFAGPLNRVGDGSFVITGMSKWGFTLGAACAATVSRAILGEEPTTFDRAVHPRRLPDLSGVKSVVQSNAQVGTHMTGGWAGAVLKRLPDELAEGDGVVGRKGIDVVASCRVDGERHDNRAVCPHLGGIVTWNDGDRTWDCPLHGSRFDHDGAVRHGPANRPLG from the coding sequence ATGAGCAGCCACGAACCCGTCTGGACCCCCCACCCCGCACCCTCGGTCCCCGACCGCCTGCCCGACCGCGTCCAGGTCGTCGTCATCGGTGCCGGGATCGCCGGGCTGTCGACCGCGGTCCAGCTGGGGCGGGCCGGTGTGGAGACCCTGCTGGCCACCGCCGAGGTGGTCGGGGGCGGCGTGACCGGCCGCTCCAACAGCAAGGTCACGGCGCTGCACCAGATGATCTACGCCGACCTGGTCGACCGCCACGGGATCGAGACGGCGCGGGCCTACGTCGAGGCCAACACCGACGCGCTCGGCTGGTTGCGTGACCTGGCCGGGGACGTGTGGCAGCCGCGTGACGCGGTCACCGTCGCCCGCGACGTCGACGAACGCGAGCAGCTCGGACAGGAGATCGACGCCGCGCAGCGAGCCGGTCTGGACGTCCTCGACAGTGCCTCGGACGACTGGCCCGACCCCCACCGCGGCATGCGCCTGTCGGGTCAGGGACAGGTCGACCCCGTGGCGCTGGCCCTTCGCATGCGCGACCGGCTGGGGGAGACGGTGACCGTCGCCGAACACACCAGGGCCACCGGCCTGCACCCCGCACCGGGCGGTCGCATCGTCCGCTTCGGCGACCGCTCGGTCCGCGCGGCGCACGTGGTCGTCGCCACCGGCATGCCCGTGTTCGACCGTGGCGGCTACTTCGCGCTGTGCGAACCCGAGTCCAGCTACCTCGTCGCCATGCGGCACCCGGGGGAGGGCGGCGACATGATGATCACCGTCGGCGACCCCAAGGTGTCGATCCGCTGGGTGGAGGGGGCGACCCCCGACGATCGCCTGGTCCTGGTCGGCGGCCAGCCCCACCGCACCGGCGCGGGTGGCCTGACCAGCCAGCGCTACACCGCCCTCGAGGCGTGGGCCCGCGACAACCTCGACGGGGTCGGTGAGGTCGTGGCTCGCTGGAGTGCCATGGACTACATGTCCCCGGACCGCCTGCCGTTCGCCGGCCCGCTGAACCGGGTGGGCGACGGCAGCTTCGTCATCACCGGCATGTCCAAGTGGGGGTTCACGCTCGGGGCAGCCTGCGCCGCCACGGTGTCCCGGGCGATCCTTGGGGAGGAACCCACCACGTTCGACCGCGCCGTCCACCCGCGTCGGCTTCCCGACCTGTCCGGCGTGAAGTCCGTCGTGCAGTCAAACGCCCAGGTCGGCACGCACATGACCGGCGGGTGGGCGGGTGCGGTCCTCAAGCGCCTCCCCGACGAGCTGGCCGAGGGCGACGGCGTCGTCGGCCGCAAGGGCATCGACGTCGTCGCGTCCTGCCGGGTCGACGGCGAACGCCACGACAACCGGGCCGTCTGCCCCCACCTGGGTGGCATCGTCACATGGAACGACGGCGACCGCACCTGGGACTGCCCGCTGCATGGCAGCCGGTTCGACCACGACGGAGCCGTGCGCCACGGCCCCGCCAACCGCCCCCTCGGCTGA
- a CDS encoding SulP family inorganic anion transporter: MTSLPSISPARVRRSVVAELRDAIRSNPRADLLSGLVVALALIPEAISFSIIAGVDPKVGLYASFSIAIVIAMTGGRRGMISAATGAMALVVVPLVADYGVGYLFAATVLAGVLQIGLGVLGVGSLMRFIPRTVMTGFVNALAILIFLAQVPHILLTGEADAASMLPMNLAFIAGGLVIIYGLPRITKAVPAPLVAIVALSGLAIGAGIDLPTVGDMGALPDTLPGLALPDVPFTLETLRIILPFSITLALVGLLESLLTAQLLDDMTDTNSNKNMESRGQGIANVITGFLGGMAGCAMIGQSMINHRSGGRTRLSTLASGVFLLILILVLGDLVAAIPMAALVAVMIMVAIGTFDWNSIKPRALQHMPRAETAVMAVTVGIVVLTHNLAYGVGAGVVLSAVFFVRKVVHVVNVTSVVDPDGHERLYAVSGELFFASTNELIHAFDYDAVKVSQVEIDLSEARVWDTSAVVALDTVVAKFAERGIFADVVGLNEHAERLHSRTTDVVSAGH; encoded by the coding sequence GTGACCTCCCTCCCCTCCATCTCCCCTGCGCGCGTGCGCCGGTCCGTCGTGGCCGAGCTGCGCGACGCGATCCGGAGCAACCCGAGGGCCGACCTGCTGTCCGGCCTGGTCGTCGCCCTGGCGCTGATCCCCGAGGCGATCTCGTTCTCGATCATCGCCGGCGTGGACCCGAAGGTCGGTCTGTACGCCTCCTTCTCCATCGCCATCGTCATCGCCATGACCGGTGGACGTCGCGGCATGATCTCCGCCGCCACCGGCGCGATGGCCCTCGTCGTCGTCCCGCTCGTCGCCGACTACGGCGTGGGCTACCTCTTCGCCGCCACCGTCCTGGCCGGTGTCCTGCAGATCGGCCTCGGCGTCCTCGGCGTCGGCTCGTTGATGCGGTTCATCCCCCGTACGGTGATGACCGGGTTCGTCAACGCGCTGGCGATCCTCATCTTCCTGGCGCAGGTTCCCCACATCCTGCTGACCGGTGAGGCCGACGCCGCCTCCATGCTGCCGATGAACCTGGCGTTCATCGCCGGTGGCCTGGTCATCATCTACGGCCTGCCCCGCATCACGAAGGCCGTCCCCGCGCCGCTGGTCGCGATCGTCGCGCTGTCCGGCTTGGCCATCGGTGCCGGCATCGACCTGCCGACCGTCGGCGACATGGGTGCGCTGCCCGACACGCTCCCCGGCCTGGCGCTGCCCGACGTGCCGTTCACGCTGGAGACCCTCCGCATCATCCTGCCGTTCTCCATCACCCTGGCGCTGGTCGGCCTGCTCGAGTCCCTGCTGACCGCCCAGCTGCTGGACGACATGACCGACACGAACTCCAACAAGAACATGGAGTCGCGCGGACAGGGCATCGCCAACGTCATCACCGGGTTCCTCGGCGGCATGGCCGGCTGCGCCATGATCGGCCAGTCGATGATCAACCACCGTTCCGGCGGCCGGACCCGCCTGTCGACGCTGGCCTCCGGTGTCTTCCTGCTGATCCTCATCCTCGTCCTCGGTGACCTCGTCGCCGCGATCCCGATGGCTGCGCTCGTCGCGGTGATGATCATGGTGGCGATCGGCACGTTCGACTGGAACAGCATCAAGCCGCGCGCCCTGCAGCACATGCCGCGGGCCGAGACCGCCGTGATGGCGGTCACCGTCGGCATCGTGGTGCTGACCCACAACCTGGCCTACGGCGTCGGCGCCGGTGTCGTGCTGTCCGCGGTCTTCTTCGTCCGCAAGGTCGTGCACGTCGTCAACGTCACCAGCGTCGTCGACCCCGACGGCCACGAGCGGCTGTACGCCGTCAGCGGCGAGCTGTTCTTCGCCTCGACCAACGAGCTGATCCACGCCTTCGACTACGACGCCGTCAAGGTCTCACAGGTCGAGATCGACCTGTCGGAGGCCCGCGTCTGGGACACGTCCGCGGTCGTCGCCCTCGACACCGTCGTGGCCAAGTTCGCCGAACGCGGCATCTTCGCCGACGTGGTCGGGCTCAACGAGCACGCCGAGCGCCTGCACTCCCGCACCACCGACGTGGTCTCCGCCGGCCACTGA
- a CDS encoding cell wall-binding repeat-containing protein: MRWSAVLVLALLLLGATPPPPVSPLSGVMRGTADTTVDETVDRLLALPYTPLYQPQGADSAFGEDDYPAAFPVTDTAGGPCCSGPVPDQPPLADLAPPFADFPASFDRIQLTSADGTPLHAMISVVPGAPGIVVAQGFNTNGKHSIVRYAAFLAANGYSVIAPDHRDMGREWVRGGSWHPSGERRGQTIGWKEAQDFLAAATELHDRGVPAIGMLGFSEGAQNTLLALAEDHDGIIDAVMTFSGPADQATQSTRNDVATAALLTTVVNNPDPCGYLAEVGAREEFSASPNHILRHGSAVDAVDGIIGGADVDRVPGVHFYAADDTLVQDYHATLLASRTNALAHHRTVLVQAGNHAYFYDRWWTQAAALEWFGTWLDPDGTTTAAPTVAQPAGGTPLADQTLDLSAVTRADGDAERRPVDACPAADDAIEPTALARAIVTDEGAVTVDLRRSWAGWDDHTITGWSVDWDDGTTDEGDALSDGLVSHTFDDPGPRTIVVTVTDDTGATDRAHVAVDVPGRVQRLAGPGRVATALAVSRATFEAADRVIVASAGGFADALAAAPLAFQLGSPILLVGDTLDPAVVAELIRLRALEVQLVGGPAAIGEDVEVGLVEAGFVVHRVGGGDRYETAALLAAEVGDAADGVLVVDGNAFADAVAASALAARGGLPLLLVDGGPTGSVPASTAAALAMLAPARVTVVGGESVVSAQVADALGTTDRLAGPDRYATSAAVADASLALGLESTRTWLATGRDFPDALAVGVAAARAGDVVLLVDGTAPTDATMAWMADHDVTRIALAGGEAAITPSSVDTILPG, translated from the coding sequence GTGCGCTGGTCAGCAGTCCTTGTCCTTGCCCTGCTGTTGCTGGGGGCCACGCCACCACCACCGGTGTCGCCCCTGTCCGGCGTCATGCGCGGGACGGCCGACACCACCGTCGACGAGACGGTGGACCGGCTGCTGGCGTTGCCGTACACCCCGCTGTACCAACCGCAGGGCGCCGACTCGGCGTTCGGTGAGGACGACTACCCGGCGGCGTTCCCGGTGACCGACACGGCCGGCGGCCCGTGCTGCAGCGGCCCCGTGCCCGACCAGCCGCCGCTGGCGGATCTGGCGCCGCCGTTCGCGGACTTCCCGGCGTCGTTCGACCGGATCCAGCTGACCTCGGCCGACGGCACGCCGCTGCACGCGATGATCTCGGTCGTCCCGGGTGCCCCGGGGATCGTGGTGGCCCAGGGTTTCAACACCAACGGCAAGCACTCGATCGTCCGGTACGCCGCGTTCCTGGCCGCCAACGGCTACAGCGTGATCGCCCCCGACCATCGCGACATGGGTCGCGAGTGGGTCCGGGGCGGCTCGTGGCACCCCTCCGGGGAGCGGCGCGGCCAGACGATCGGGTGGAAGGAGGCGCAGGACTTCCTCGCCGCGGCGACGGAGCTGCACGACCGGGGTGTCCCCGCCATCGGCATGCTCGGGTTCTCCGAGGGCGCGCAGAACACCCTGCTGGCGCTCGCCGAGGACCACGACGGGATCATCGACGCCGTCATGACCTTCTCGGGACCGGCCGACCAGGCAACCCAGTCGACCCGCAACGACGTGGCCACGGCGGCGCTGCTGACCACGGTCGTCAACAACCCCGACCCCTGCGGCTACCTGGCCGAGGTCGGGGCCCGGGAGGAGTTCAGCGCCTCGCCCAACCACATCCTGCGCCACGGTTCGGCCGTCGATGCGGTCGACGGCATCATCGGCGGCGCCGACGTCGACCGGGTGCCGGGGGTGCACTTCTACGCCGCTGACGACACGCTCGTGCAGGACTACCACGCGACCCTGCTGGCCTCGCGCACCAACGCGCTGGCCCACCACCGCACCGTGCTGGTGCAGGCCGGCAACCACGCCTACTTCTACGACCGCTGGTGGACCCAGGCCGCCGCGCTGGAGTGGTTCGGGACGTGGTTGGACCCTGACGGGACGACCACGGCGGCACCGACGGTTGCCCAACCAGCAGGTGGCACTCCGCTGGCGGACCAGACCCTCGACCTGTCGGCGGTGACCCGGGCCGACGGCGATGCCGAACGACGCCCCGTCGACGCGTGTCCGGCGGCCGACGACGCGATCGAGCCGACCGCGCTGGCGCGGGCGATCGTGACCGACGAGGGGGCGGTCACGGTCGACCTGCGCCGGTCGTGGGCCGGATGGGACGACCACACGATCACGGGCTGGTCGGTCGACTGGGACGACGGCACAACCGACGAGGGCGACGCCCTGTCCGACGGGCTGGTCAGCCACACCTTCGACGACCCCGGTCCCCGGACGATCGTGGTGACGGTGACCGACGACACGGGCGCCACCGATCGTGCGCACGTTGCCGTCGACGTGCCCGGTCGTGTCCAGCGGCTCGCCGGCCCGGGGCGGGTCGCGACCGCGCTGGCGGTGTCACGGGCAACGTTCGAGGCGGCCGACCGCGTGATCGTGGCCTCCGCCGGCGGGTTCGCCGACGCGCTGGCCGCCGCCCCGCTGGCGTTCCAGCTGGGCAGCCCGATCCTCCTCGTCGGCGACACCCTGGACCCGGCGGTCGTGGCCGAGCTGATCCGCCTCCGCGCGCTCGAGGTGCAGCTCGTCGGTGGGCCGGCGGCGATCGGCGAGGACGTCGAGGTCGGGCTGGTCGAGGCGGGATTCGTCGTGCACCGCGTGGGTGGGGGCGATCGGTACGAGACCGCGGCGCTGCTGGCGGCCGAGGTCGGTGATGCCGCCGACGGCGTGCTGGTCGTCGACGGGAACGCCTTCGCCGACGCCGTTGCCGCGTCGGCGCTGGCCGCCCGAGGCGGCCTGCCGTTGCTGCTGGTGGACGGTGGCCCCACGGGGTCGGTGCCTGCCTCGACCGCGGCCGCGCTGGCGATGCTGGCCCCGGCGCGGGTGACCGTCGTCGGCGGCGAGTCAGTGGTGTCGGCGCAGGTCGCCGACGCCCTGGGCACGACCGACCGGTTAGCCGGTCCCGATCGCTACGCCACCTCCGCTGCCGTCGCCGACGCCAGCCTGGCGCTCGGTCTGGAGTCGACCCGCACGTGGCTGGCCACCGGTCGCGACTTCCCCGACGCGCTGGCCGTCGGCGTCGCGGCTGCCCGTGCCGGCGACGTCGTGCTGCTGGTCGACGGCACCGCGCCGACCGACGCCACCATGGCCTGGATGGCCGACCACGACGTGACCCGGATTGCCCTCGCGGGAGGCGAGGCCGCCATCACGCCGTCGTCGGTGGACACGATCCTTCCCGGCTGA
- a CDS encoding substrate-binding domain-containing protein, which yields MRRSSLLSLLAAFLLLFTVACSGTDDASTTDDTATDDAAVDDTADDAADEPTDDPADEATDDTDEATEDEDADDAADEPAADGEPIVVGIVTSTSGLLGGFGEQYLAGLEAGMDYATDGTRAVNGRPIELEIVDDGGDAEQAITAATDLVGQGVTILAGTVSSGVATQIGPFAEENDVLYISGPAASDAITGLNSHTFRSGRQSFQDVATAASLLDDVDGGSVLVFAQDSEFGAGNVAAVEAVLGDTVGSVDSLLVPLNTSEFTPFAQQVIDADPDLLFVAWAGDTAPAMWQALEQQGVPEAVTVATGLADRAVWPVYAAGVEFLSHYFAEAPDTEANAALVEAVPEADLFTPDGFVAAQMIVQALTEGSPDDTASMIAALEGWEFDAPKGTQTIRASDHAMLQPMFTASLDGDTATLLDTLDPEAVAPPESE from the coding sequence ATGAGGCGTTCGAGCCTGCTCTCCCTGCTTGCTGCATTCCTGCTGCTGTTCACCGTTGCGTGCAGCGGTACCGACGACGCCAGCACGACCGACGACACCGCCACCGACGACGCGGCGGTGGACGACACGGCCGACGACGCCGCGGACGAACCCACCGACGACCCGGCCGACGAGGCCACCGACGACACCGACGAGGCCACGGAGGACGAGGACGCGGACGACGCCGCGGACGAACCTGCCGCGGACGGCGAGCCGATCGTCGTCGGCATCGTCACCTCAACCAGCGGACTGCTCGGCGGCTTCGGCGAGCAGTACCTCGCGGGCCTCGAGGCCGGCATGGACTACGCCACCGACGGCACCCGCGCCGTCAACGGCCGTCCGATCGAGCTGGAGATCGTCGACGACGGCGGCGACGCCGAGCAGGCGATCACCGCGGCCACCGACCTCGTCGGGCAGGGCGTCACCATCCTCGCCGGCACCGTGTCCTCCGGCGTGGCCACCCAGATCGGTCCGTTCGCCGAGGAGAACGACGTCCTCTACATCTCCGGGCCCGCGGCATCCGACGCCATCACCGGGCTCAACAGCCACACCTTCCGGTCCGGCCGCCAGAGCTTCCAGGACGTCGCCACCGCCGCCAGCCTGCTCGACGACGTCGATGGCGGCAGCGTGCTGGTCTTCGCCCAGGACTCCGAGTTCGGTGCCGGCAACGTCGCCGCGGTCGAGGCCGTCCTCGGTGACACCGTCGGCAGCGTCGACTCGCTGCTCGTCCCGCTGAACACCAGCGAGTTCACGCCGTTCGCCCAGCAGGTGATCGACGCCGACCCCGACCTCCTCTTCGTGGCCTGGGCCGGTGACACCGCTCCGGCGATGTGGCAGGCGCTCGAGCAGCAGGGCGTGCCCGAAGCCGTCACGGTCGCCACCGGCCTGGCCGACCGCGCCGTGTGGCCGGTCTACGCCGCCGGCGTGGAGTTCCTGTCCCACTACTTCGCCGAGGCCCCCGACACCGAGGCCAACGCCGCCCTGGTCGAGGCCGTGCCCGAGGCCGACCTGTTCACCCCCGACGGGTTCGTGGCCGCCCAGATGATCGTGCAGGCCCTGACCGAGGGATCGCCCGACGACACCGCCAGCATGATCGCGGCGCTGGAGGGTTGGGAGTTCGACGCCCCCAAGGGCACCCAGACCATCCGGGCCAGCGACCACGCGATGCTGCAGCCGATGTTCACCGCCAGCCTCGACGGCGACACCGCCACCCTGCTGGACACCCTCGACCCCGAGGCGGTCGCCCCGCCCGAGAGCGAATGA
- a CDS encoding ABC transporter ATP-binding protein, giving the protein MTIESVPARSTSVLSTEGLRWRVGGFEIIRGIDLDIHDGEFLSVIGPNGAGKSSLINLLSGVHTASDGRITMHGEDITGLRPADRTRRGIGRTFQTSSLFPGLTVLENARLAAQAALGGSLDLVRRPKRNDLATTTALDRITEVGLGDRADQPVTDLPHGDKRKLEIAIVLCTEPKVLLLDEPTAGVSAEEVGPLVDVVREVHGRGRTVVMVEHRMEIVLDVSDRIAVVHRGELLACDVPGVVVADERVRDAYLGAEL; this is encoded by the coding sequence ATGACCATCGAGTCCGTGCCGGCCCGGTCGACGTCGGTCCTCTCCACCGAGGGCCTTCGTTGGCGGGTCGGCGGGTTCGAGATCATCCGCGGCATCGACCTGGACATCCACGACGGCGAGTTCCTGTCCGTCATCGGCCCCAACGGGGCCGGCAAGTCCAGCCTGATCAACCTGCTGTCGGGTGTCCACACGGCATCCGACGGCAGGATCACGATGCACGGTGAGGACATCACCGGGCTGCGGCCGGCCGACCGGACCCGCCGTGGCATCGGACGCACCTTCCAGACCTCCAGCCTCTTCCCGGGGCTGACGGTGCTGGAGAACGCCCGCCTGGCCGCCCAGGCCGCGCTCGGCGGCAGCCTCGACCTGGTCCGCCGCCCCAAGCGCAACGACCTGGCCACGACCACGGCGCTTGACCGCATCACCGAGGTCGGGCTCGGTGACCGTGCCGACCAGCCGGTCACCGACCTGCCCCATGGCGACAAGAGGAAGCTGGAGATCGCGATCGTGCTGTGCACCGAACCGAAGGTGCTGCTGCTGGACGAACCCACCGCGGGCGTCTCGGCGGAGGAGGTCGGCCCGTTGGTCGACGTCGTCCGCGAGGTGCACGGCCGCGGCCGGACCGTCGTCATGGTGGAGCACCGCATGGAGATCGTCCTGGACGTCAGCGACCGCATCGCCGTGGTGCATCGCGGCGAGCTGCTCGCCTGTGACGTGCCCGGTGTCGTCGTCGCCGACGAACGGGTCCGCGACGCCTACCTGGGAGCCGAGCTGTGA
- a CDS encoding ABC transporter ATP-binding protein: protein MTPAPTPAVAPRSDSAARPALQVDDLHVHRGEAHVLHGLSFTVAANRVTALLGRNGAGKTTTLLAILGLLPGTGSVTVDGEQLLGQPTHRIVADGIGYVPEDREVFSELTVAENLKLAARTPEAADRLDLVHDVFPILHDRRAQAAGTLSGGQQQMLAIARALLNPNRLLLVDEPSKGLAPAVVIDVVEALERAAAETTILLVEQNLRVAHRLAADVVVLDHGTVVHDGAMADLFADEALTQRYLGVSGS, encoded by the coding sequence GTGACGCCCGCCCCCACCCCCGCGGTCGCACCTCGCAGCGACAGCGCGGCCCGGCCGGCGCTGCAGGTCGACGACCTGCACGTCCACCGCGGGGAAGCCCACGTGCTGCACGGGTTGTCCTTCACCGTGGCGGCCAACCGCGTGACCGCCCTGCTCGGCCGCAACGGTGCCGGCAAGACCACCACGCTGCTCGCGATCCTCGGACTGCTGCCCGGCACCGGATCGGTCACCGTCGACGGCGAGCAGCTGCTGGGCCAGCCGACCCACCGCATCGTCGCCGACGGCATCGGGTACGTGCCGGAGGACCGCGAGGTCTTCAGCGAGCTGACGGTCGCGGAGAACCTCAAGCTGGCCGCCCGCACGCCCGAGGCCGCCGACCGCCTCGACCTCGTCCACGACGTCTTCCCGATCCTCCACGACCGCCGCGCACAGGCGGCCGGGACGCTGTCCGGCGGACAGCAGCAGATGCTGGCGATCGCCCGCGCCCTGCTGAACCCCAACCGGCTGCTGCTGGTCGACGAACCCTCCAAGGGGCTGGCGCCCGCCGTCGTCATCGACGTCGTCGAGGCCCTCGAACGCGCCGCGGCCGAGACGACCATCCTGCTGGTGGAGCAGAACCTGCGGGTGGCCCACCGGCTGGCAGCCGACGTGGTCGTGCTGGACCACGGGACCGTGGTGCACGACGGGGCCATGGCCGACCTGTTCGCCGACGAGGCGTTGACCCAGCGCTACCTGGGGGTGAGCGGCTCGTGA